GCCGGCATCTGCCGGATCGGGCGTGACCGAGGTCGGCGGCACAGAGGACTCACCCGGGCCGACCGTGGTGGGCGGCGAGGTGGACTGCGGGGACTCCGGCCACGCGCCCGTACCCTGCTGCTCCGGACCGGCCGGGTCGGCGACGGGGTCGGGGTCGGCGACCGGGTCGGCGCCCGGCCAGGCCGACGTGGCCTCGTACCCGTCGGCCGACGGCGGCGTGGCGGACTCCTCATCGGCCCTGCGCTGCTCGGCAAGGTGCGCCCGCGCCGCCTCGATGATCTCCCACGGGGTCATCGACTCGCCGGCGACCGGGTCGGGCGCCGCGACGATCGCGTTCATCAGCGCCGACGGCACCGTGAAGCCCGGCCTCGGCGGCGCCACACCCGCGAGGCGGCACCAGGCCAGCGCGGTCGAGTACGAGGCGGCCAGCAGGTTCCGCAGGATCTGGGGCTCGGCACCGGCGACCGCGTCGGGCAGCGTCCCGCCGACCGGCCAGAGCCGCCGCAGCGGATGGTCCGGCTGCGCGAGCGACTGCAGGGTGCGGGCGCCTTCCGGGTCGAGCCAGGGCAGCACGCTCATGATGGCGCCGGGGACGCTCTCCAGGTCCGCGGCGAGCAGCGCGAACGCCACGCGCCTGGCCTCGCCCGGTCCCGCCGCGGCCGAGGGCAGCGCCGCCGCGGCGGCGGCGAGCTCGTAACAGGCGAGCCGGAAGTGATCGCCGGGCGCCGTCTCGCGCAACAGTGTGACCCGCAGCGGCGCCGGGCAGCGGCGCAGCCACTCCTGGTAGATCGCCGCGTCACCGAACCGGATGCCGCCGTGGTCGCTCTGGATCATCTGCAGGGTCGAACCGGCCATCGCGGCCAGGGCGTCGGCGCGCGGCTGGAAGGCGGCGCCGCCGCGCAACGACTCGGCGGTCTCCCAGATCGTACGGACGATGTGGGCGGCGGCCATCGGGTCACCGGCCCGCAGGCGGTCGGTGTAGGCGCCGACGATCAGCGACAGGTCGGGCTGGAGGAACCAGCGCGGGCCGGCGTCGACGCCGCTGAGGGAGTGGGCGAACAGCCCGAAGATGGGGTGGTCGGCGTCGGCGACCGGCGCGCCGGCACACCACAGCACCGAGAACAGGCTGACCGCCACCGGACTCGGGACCCCGGGCGCGAACTGGGGGTCGCGCATCGGGAACTGCGCCGGGTTGACGGCGCTCGCCGTGGCCAGCGTCTGCTGGAGCCGTGCCGACAGCGCGGGAGGCGGCGGGGCCCCGAAGAGCCCGTCGGCGGCCAGCGGGCCGGGCGTCAGGTCGGGGCCGGTCGTCACGAGCGAGGGAGGTACGGGCGGAATGCCGGCGCCGGGAGGTGCGGGCACCATCGACTGGCGCGCGATCGGGTCGAGGGGCGGTGGGCACAGCTGCCAGTTGCCGTCGAGGCCGCAGCGGTACCAGCGGCCCCAGAGACCGAACAGCCACCATTCGCCGGGCCCGGCGAGCATGCGTGAGGTGACCGCCTGCGCGCGTTGCTGCGGGACGGCGCTCATCCACCATGGCGAGGCGGTCATGGCGCGGATGTCCGCTTCGATCGCTGCGAACGGGTCTGCGGGTGATGCGCCGGGTACCTGCCAAGTCACCCTGGGCATGGTAGTCCGTCGCGCGAATCCGATTGTCGTAGGTAAGGAGCATGATGTACCTATGCTCCTTATGCGTGAAGAAAGAGGTGTGTGATGGAGGCCGCACGGGTGAAGGCGTGGGGCCTGGGATTCGGGGTCTTCTCCTCGGTGGCGTTCGGGACCTCCGGAGCGTTCGGCAAGGCGCTGATCGGCGCGGGCATGTCGCCGCTCCAGGCGTCCTGGACGCGTGTGGCCGGCGCGACGGTGGTCCTGGTGCCGGTGATGCTGGCCCTGAGATGGCGCGTCGCCGGGGCGGCCGTACGGCGGTGCTGGCGGGTTCTCCTCCTGAACGGCCTGATGGGCGTGGCGGGCTGCCAGTCCTTCTACTTCGTCGCCGCCTCGCGCCTGCCGGTCGGGGTCGCCATCCTGCTGGAGTTCACCGGCCCCGTCCTGGTCGTGGCCTGGACCCGTTTCGTGCTGCGCACGTCACTGCCGCGCTCGGCGGCGGTGGGTGTCGGCATCTCCCTGATCGGGCTCTCGTGCGTGGTGGAGGTGTGGTCCGGGCTGCGCCTCGACCTGCTGGGCGTGCTGGCCGGGCTCGGGGCGGCGGCCTGCCAGGCGGCCTTCTTCCTTTCCGCCGAGCGTGCGAGCGGCCAGATCGACCCGCTGGTGATGACCGCCGCGGGCTTTTCGATCGCGACGGTGGCGCTCGTCTTCGTCGCCCCGCCGTGGCACATCCCCTGGCACGTGCTCACCTCCGACGTCGCCGTCGGCCGGCACACCCCGCCCGGCTGGCTTCTGCTCGTCCTGCTGGTCC
Above is a genomic segment from Actinoallomurus bryophytorum containing:
- a CDS encoding EamA family transporter, which gives rise to MEAARVKAWGLGFGVFSSVAFGTSGAFGKALIGAGMSPLQASWTRVAGATVVLVPVMLALRWRVAGAAVRRCWRVLLLNGLMGVAGCQSFYFVAASRLPVGVAILLEFTGPVLVVAWTRFVLRTSLPRSAAVGVGISLIGLSCVVEVWSGLRLDLLGVLAGLGAAACQAAFFLSAERASGQIDPLVMTAAGFSIATVALVFVAPPWHIPWHVLTSDVAVGRHTPPGWLLLVLLVLVSTVAAYITSVAAVQRLSAAIAGAVGYVEAVGAALFAWLTLGEHLSPVQLAGGVIVLAGAFVAQRSVASHEPAAGEMAAMELAGVTSTADERSRTT